The DNA sequence TTCGATGGGTAGCTCAAACCAGAATGTACTGCCTTTGCCATGTGAACTTTCTACACCGATACGTCCATCGTGGCCGTCAATGATCTCTTTACATAAGTACAGACCTATGCCGAAGCCGGATATATTTTCTGTACTGGAGCCAAGTACCCGGTAAAAACGTTCGAAGATGCGCGTCTGATCTTCCAGAGTAATCCCCATACCTTCATCCGTTACACTAATACGCACCAGATCACCTCTTCTGTTACCAGAAACGGAGACCGTACTGCCATTAGGTGAGTATTTTACCGCATTATTAATAAAATTGACGAGTACCTGCTCTATCTTATCCCGATCTGCTGTGACGAGTATTTGCTCTACCGGGTGGAAAGTGATTCGATGGCTATGGTTGCTCACAAGTGATTCCTCCTTAGCCATCTTCAATACACTAGCGAGATCAAACATTGTTTTGTTGAGGTAAATTTTCCCCTCGCCTGCTCTAGCTACATCCAGAAAGCCGGTAATCAATGTAGTCATACGATCCACCTGCCGACCCGCTTTTGCCGCAATACCAGCAGTTAATTGATCGGCACTCTTTTTCAATTTCCATTCCAGAATTTGTACATACCCTTTTAAGGCAGTCAGTGGAGAGCGCATCTCGTGACTAACGATGCTGATAAAATCTTCCTTAAGCTGATCACTGGCCTTACGTTCTGTTATGTCTACCATAGTGCCATAGAAATGCTTCTCCCCTCCTATGGCTGAGTCCGACGACCTTCCGACGGAGCGTACCCAACGGACGGATTGATCTGTATTTCGGACAATTCGATATTCCTCGTCAAAAAAGGTGTTGTTGGCTATTGCTAAATTCATGGCATCCCGGATTCTATCCTCTTCGGCAGCCATCATCCCGAAACCATCTTGCGCCGTTACAATCATATCTTCTGGAAAACCAAAAAGTTCTCTACAATAACTATTGACCTCGATGATACCCGTTTTGAGGTTTAAATTATAGGTACCCATCCGCGCTGCCTCTATACTGAGTCGAAGGCTTTCCTCTTTCTCCAGCAATTGCTTATTGAGATCCATCAAACTTTCTTCCGCAAGGCGCAGGTGTTCATTAGTCATGATCAACTCCTCATTCAGCGCAATATATTCTTCATTTACTGCACCTAGTTCAACGTTTGCATCCTGCAATCGGCTTTGACTTTTTTCTAACAATTTACGTGCTTTCACCGTTTCAGTGATGTCTGTTACTGTAGCGACAATAGCTTCAGGCTCTCCAGCCGAATTGCGTAAAGGTTTATAGGTAAAATCAATATAGATCCTGTTAACTCTACCATCTGTCTCCGCGATATCTGCTGTAAGTTCAGGGATTGCCAAAGTTTCGCCGGTATCGAGCACATTACGTAACATATCGGGATACGGCTGCTCGATTACCTCTGGAAATACTTCGGTAAGCCTTTTCCCAATCACCTGTTCGGCGGTTCGCGTCCAGATCCTTAGCATGGGTTCGTTGGCTATCTCAATCACTAAATCATGGCCACGAATAATACACATACCCATAGCAGCATTCATCACCATTTCCTTCATCTGATGGGCGCCTTCTTCAATAGCCAGCCGCGCATTTACCTGATCGGTTACCTCCACTGCCATATCAATAACGCCCGTTACCTCGCCATTTTCGAGCAATGGCGCAAAGGTAAAGTTGAAATAACCCGTTTCCAATCTACCCTGACGATTAAGAACAACAGGCGTATCGTATCGAAAGATCGTCTTTCCTGTTTCGAAAACACTTCTCAGTAAATCATAGGCAGGCTGGTTTTTCAATTCGGGCATAGCATCCAGTAAGGGCTTGCCTTGAATGTCGGGCTGCTGATTAAGCAACGTAAGCATCGAAGGGTTAATGGCATCAATGATCATGTGCATACCCCGGAAGACGACTATGGCTGCAGGCGACTGTTCAATGATCAAACGAAGATTGTTTTCGACCTCCCTGCTTTTCAAGCTAACCTGCATGTTCTCCTGGTTCGCCGTTTCCAAAGCCAATAACTTTTTGCGGAGTAGTAATTTATTAACTACCTGTTTAGAAAGTGTTTTAAGCGCCTGTTGCTGCGTTTCGGTTAGTTTTCTGGGCTGGCGGTCAATGACGCAAAGCGATCCTAATGCAAACCCTTCATCATCGACCAAAGGCATTCCAGCATAAAATGAAATATGAGGATCTCCTGTAACAAATAAATTATTCCTGAATCGAGGATCTGCCTTTACATCTTCTACCTGCATCAATTCATGAGGGTTAAGTATGGCATGAGCACAAAATGAATGAGATCTCTCGGTCTCCGATATATCTACTCCTTTATGTGATTTAAACCATTGCCGATCTTTATCTACCAAGCTAATAAGAGCTATTGGCGTTCCGCAAATTGCAGCCGCCAGATCCGTCAGTTCTTCATAATCCTCTTCAATAGCCGTATCTAAGATTTGATAGGATTTAAGCGCAACCAAACGTTGCTGCTCATTTGTGGTATTTTTATGCATAAAAACACTTCCCTCAATTAGCGAAAAAAGCTGAACGAATTTACACATTCTATTCATTAGATGAAATAGATCGAAAAGATAAAAAATCGTTTCAAACGGCAGAATAAATTACGTTATTTTCAATAAAAAAGGAAAAATATTATTGACTTACACATAAAAGTCGTTTTGACAATTACATTAAGGATACCACACGGCCCTAACAAACTGATTACCTGAAGTAAAAAATAGAAATTCTATCCGTGCGAAACCCCTCTGTAGTGATAGTGCTACAAATTAAAATAATTGGTTCACATATCACTATTTCCCTATTCACATTGCCGTGAAAAGTAATAATTTCGCTGACATAGAATATAACTACCTTATAACAAAATGAAATGAATACCGCTATTAAACAAGTGAACAAGCCTAAACGGGTTTACGCTTCTCCACATCTGCAATTTCAATTTATCCACAACGAACACAGTATTGCTGCGGGATCGGCAAACGTAACTGTCGGGAATCAAAATAATCAGTATACTCCCGATGTTGACGAGTGGAATGAAGCAGGAACAAGAACATCTGACTTTGATATTTAATCAATTATTAATTACTATTAGCCACCGTTCTTATGGATAAGAAACTCCTATCATTTTGTTTTATTAGCCTTCTAATCTTCCAATCGTGCTCGAAATCGGAGAATACTGTTGAGTCGCAGAATGGCGATGCTACGATCAATTTGCAAATTGCAGGAATTGAAGAGGAAGAGGTCTTTGAAATCTCCTCGTCTGCGGTTGAGCAAGCTATATTACATAGAGCTGCCTTTTCAGGTAGCTCACGCGGTCTTAATTTATCAACTCCACAAAAACACCTTGAAATAATATCTTTAGATGAATTTGATGTAATGAACGATGTGCAACAGCCCATAGCGTTGGACTCTACACTACATGTTACAGAAAGTCGGCGCGCGAGCAACAGCCGAGCCGCAATCCCATTGCAAAGTCAAACGCAATATCGCATACTCATGTACGAAACCACTTCTGGTGTGCTAGGAGCAAATCAAGTTGCCACAGCCGGTACACGAGTGGATTTTCAAGTAGATGCCGGCAAAAGCTATAATTGGTATGCTGTATCTATCAACACTACTTCGGTACCAGACATCAATTCATCGGGAATAATACCCTCTTCTAATTTAGCGAATCAGGATGTACTTTATGCATCGGGACAAATTACGCCAGCGTTTGGTAATAATTCATTAACCATAACATTTCGACGTCTTACAGCTAGAATAGAGGTTGATCTCAACACACGCGGAATATTTGGACGGATCCAAAATACCACGAGTTTGGATGTTGGTGCTTTGGTGAACAACACCTTCACCAAAATCAATAGAATTGGTGATCTCAATATCAGAACGGCAGCCTTTTCAAACATCGTTGATGCGCCTGCGATAACTGCCAATAATATGACGGTCGTGGACCCTAATTTTGGTGATGCGGTGAAGAAGGCTGTGTTCCATACCGTTAGCACCACTCCAGTTACTAATGGTACACTTCGGGTAAGACTAAATGCATTAAATATTACTTTAGATAACAACAGCACAAGATCTTTCACTGCGAATACATTAGTACCTCAAAACGGAGCATTAACGCCAGTCATCGGAAGTAGGTATGTCGTAATCACGCGATTAATAGAATCTACTGTACTGATCAATAATGTAAGATGGGCGCGAACAAATATGTTATATGATGCCAGTACCGGACAAAATGATCGATATCGTTTCCGACCAAACAACAATTATGCGATTGGAACACTGGCAACGGAATTTTGGAATAAATCGGCTACAACGCCTACAGGTGCATACTCGAGCACAGTAGACCCTTGTACGTTGGTCTATCCTAACAACGTATGGTTTACCCCTACCGAAGCAAACAGAAATGCTTTAGGTACACCAACCAGAACGGTTAGAAACGTAGTAGATGGCAATGCTAGATTTACGGCGCAATGGGATCAAGCGGCATCTGTAGCAGCTAATCCTGCCTATCCAGATAATTCTTTGATACTATTGTATCTAGGGTATTTTTCACAATCTGCTGGCACGCTGGTACAACAAGGACATTTGTTATCTCCAAGCAGTCCAGCATCAGGTGAATTTTGGTTAAGAGAAAATGCAGCCACGACGAGTTCTCGTGCACGGTCTGAACTTACACAAACTGGCACCACCAATCCGACCTATTCCTATGGCCCATTTGCCGGTGCTACGGATGGTAATAGACTGGATAGAAAACCATATAGATGCGTTAGGTAACCTTAGTTGAAAGCAGATAAAAAAAGGAACTACTCTTTGAGTAGTTCCTTTTTTTATCTGTTCCATGGCGCAATTTAGCTTGCGAATTACTCTCCAGCTGGAACCTCCAGCTGAGCACCGGCCGCTACTGGCTGACCGAAATTAGGGGTGCCATCTGAATTCCAGGTAAACTTCTGCATCCTGGTACTGCGTACGTTACCACAGCCATCATTATTTGGATGTGATTCGCTATTCGCATGGTAGATAATCCAATCTTCAGTTCCGTCTTTTGATTTGAAAAAACCATTATGCCCTGCTCCATATGCTGTCGGTGCTTTCGAAAATACCGGATTGGGGTGTTTGGACCAAGATGCCTTTTTCATGGGATCTGCCGCAGCAGTGAGCTTTAGCATGCCCAAACTATAATCGTCTGTACCGCAATAGCTCGCGCTATAAATTAAAAAGACCTCACCGGCTGGGTTTTTTAAAATTTCCGGGCCTTCATTTACACTAAATCCTCTTCTTTCCCAGTCTAACTCAGGCGCAGAGATCATCATGGTCTCTCCAACTAAGGTAAACGGATCCGACATTTTAGAAATGTAAATATTTTGCGTTAGGTTACCTTGTTGCGCACCGGGACGGCCAGACCAGATAAAAAATAGATCATCGCCCTGCTCAAAGATACTCCCATCAATAGCCCATTGGTCGGTAGGCTGCGTAATAAGCTGTCCTTTATCTACCCAACTATTGGTCGTGGGATCCTCATTGGCATTCTCTAAGACAAACATCCGGTGATTCACATCCTGCCCGTTACTGGCGGTGTAGTAGATGTACCATTTGCCACGCAAAAAAAAGAGTTCTGGCGCCCATACATCGCGGCTGTTGCTGCCGGTAGACGGTGCATTGAATACTACCTGACTTGTTGAACTTGCCAGTTCACTCATCTTAGCCGTTTTTCGAATTTCGATCCGGTTGCCCAAAGTTTGTAAAAAGTAATAAAAATCGCCGCGTTGTGCTACCCAAGGATCAGGTGCAGCAGTAAGCAAAGGATTTTGGAATTTGGCCGGCCCAGTTGCTTCGGGAGCTTTGGGCGTGGCCAAAAACGGTCCTGCACCACGTTTATCACAACTTAAGGAGATCACTAAAAAGACAATATAAAATAGGTTTTTCATCATAGTAAGTTTATAGTTTGGCATATTCCAAGTAATCAATCTCTCCATACATGGTTTGATGACGGATACTGATCTTACGGGTACCAACAGCAAGTGG is a window from the Sphingobacterium sp. lm-10 genome containing:
- a CDS encoding ATP-binding protein: MHKNTTNEQQRLVALKSYQILDTAIEEDYEELTDLAAAICGTPIALISLVDKDRQWFKSHKGVDISETERSHSFCAHAILNPHELMQVEDVKADPRFRNNLFVTGDPHISFYAGMPLVDDEGFALGSLCVIDRQPRKLTETQQQALKTLSKQVVNKLLLRKKLLALETANQENMQVSLKSREVENNLRLIIEQSPAAIVVFRGMHMIIDAINPSMLTLLNQQPDIQGKPLLDAMPELKNQPAYDLLRSVFETGKTIFRYDTPVVLNRQGRLETGYFNFTFAPLLENGEVTGVIDMAVEVTDQVNARLAIEEGAHQMKEMVMNAAMGMCIIRGHDLVIEIANEPMLRIWTRTAEQVIGKRLTEVFPEVIEQPYPDMLRNVLDTGETLAIPELTADIAETDGRVNRIYIDFTYKPLRNSAGEPEAIVATVTDITETVKARKLLEKSQSRLQDANVELGAVNEEYIALNEELIMTNEHLRLAEESLMDLNKQLLEKEESLRLSIEAARMGTYNLNLKTGIIEVNSYCRELFGFPEDMIVTAQDGFGMMAAEEDRIRDAMNLAIANNTFFDEEYRIVRNTDQSVRWVRSVGRSSDSAIGGEKHFYGTMVDITERKASDQLKEDFISIVSHEMRSPLTALKGYVQILEWKLKKSADQLTAGIAAKAGRQVDRMTTLITGFLDVARAGEGKIYLNKTMFDLASVLKMAKEESLVSNHSHRITFHPVEQILVTADRDKIEQVLVNFINNAVKYSPNGSTVSVSGNRRGDLVRISVTDEGMGITLEDQTRIFERFYRVLGSSTENISGFGIGLYLCKEIIDGHDGRIGVESSHGKGSTFWFELPIEVQQEEM
- a CDS encoding glycoside hydrolase family 43 protein, yielding MMKNLFYIVFLVISLSCDKRGAGPFLATPKAPEATGPAKFQNPLLTAAPDPWVAQRGDFYYFLQTLGNRIEIRKTAKMSELASSTSQVVFNAPSTGSNSRDVWAPELFFLRGKWYIYYTASNGQDVNHRMFVLENANEDPTTNSWVDKGQLITQPTDQWAIDGSIFEQGDDLFFIWSGRPGAQQGNLTQNIYISKMSDPFTLVGETMMISAPELDWERRGFSVNEGPEILKNPAGEVFLIYSASYCGTDDYSLGMLKLTAAADPMKKASWSKHPNPVFSKAPTAYGAGHNGFFKSKDGTEDWIIYHANSESHPNNDGCGNVRSTRMQKFTWNSDGTPNFGQPVAAGAQLEVPAGE